CCCTGATTTCTTCAGACGCAATGCTGCCTGTTGGAAGCAAGACTTCTAGCGGCACCTTTGGTTTTACTGCAGACCAAATAAGTAACTCATGGACCGTAGTAAACGGAGTTACAATGCCGGTTGATGCAAACGGAAATCCTTTTAACCCTTACACTAATCCGGAGAAAATACAGTGGAAACAATATGCATTGCTTCCAAAAAGTTCACTTACTTATGATATTGAAAATGTGTTTGTTGGCGGCATAGGTTTTACGCAGCCAATCTTCTTGGGAAACAAAGTGAGGGAGCTTTACAACATTTCCAAGAGCAATGAGGAGATTGCAAAGCTGGCACATAATAATGAAGAGGAGAATCTTGTTTTGGAAGTTGACCAGTCATACTGGACAACGGTTTCCCTTATTAATAAAAAGAAGCTGGCTCAAAAATACGTTGACCTTTTGGAAAAACTTTGCAAAGATGTGCAGGCAGCTAAAGACCAGGGAGTTGCAACAAAAGGAGATTTGCTTAACGTTAAGGTGAAACTCAATGAAGCTCACCTTGCGCTTACCCGCGCAACAGATGGAGTTGAACTATCAAAGATGTCTTTGTTCCGCGTGTGCGGTTTGGATTTGAACGGAGACTTTGGACTTGCAGATGAAGATGTTTCTCCGGAAAATGCAAAGGAGCTGGAGGCCGGATATGATGTTAATCAGGCAATAGATAACAGGTCTGAAATCAGACAGTTAGAGGAGCTTGTAAAAATTTCCAAGAGCAATGTGAATATTGCCCGCAGCCGCTTTATGCCAAATATTGTTGCAACGGGAAATTACATCACAACAAATCCAAATTCATACAATGGGTATGAGACAAAGTTTGGAGGAATGTTTACAGCGGGAGTTGCAGTCACAGTTCCTATCTTTCACTTTGGAGACAGAACTTACACATTGCGCGCCGCAAAACATGAATTTAATATTGCAAATTACAGAATTGACCAGGCAAAAGAACTTATCAATCTGCAAGTTACGCAAGCCAATTTTAATGTTAGGGAGGCAAACAAAAAGCTGGAGTCCGCGCTTAGCAATATAAGTGCTGCGGAGGAAAATCTTAAGCTTGCCAACATCTCTTATAAAGAGGGACTTATAAACGTAACGGATTTGCTTGGCGCTCAGACGGCATGGGTATCCGCTCAGTCAGATAAAATTGATGCAGGCATAAATGCAAGAATGACAGAGCTTTACTTAAGGAAAGCTGTCGGGATAACAAATATTAAAGAGGGGCAGAGAGCAAAAGATGACGGCGTAATTAAAGAGGGGCCGGTTAAAATGATTAAGGAGACTCCGGAGAAAAATTCCAGTCAGACATCTGAAAAATCTGCTAAACAGGAAAAGATAAAATAATGAGAAATATCTCATGCAGAAAAAGCAAAAAGAAAATAAAAAATTAAAAATATATCATTATGAAAAAATTACAACAGAGTACAATCAGCTTGCTTGTAGGACTTGGAGCGCTGATACTTGTTATAGTTGTTCTTGGATTAATTGGATGGCTGACATCCAAACCGCAAAAGATTATCCTTCAGGGAGAAGTTGAGGCGCGTGAGTATAGAATATCCAGCAAGGTTCCTGGTAGAATTGCACAGCTCCTTGCAGACGAAGGAGATACTGTTTCCAAAGGCCAGCTTGTTGTATTAATTGACAGCCCGGAAGTTCAGGCAAAAGTTAAACAGGCTAATGCCGGAAGCATGGCGGCAAATGCGCAAAACCGTAAAGCAAATCAAAGTGCAAGAAGTGAACTTGTCCAGGGCGCTTATGAAATGTGGCAAAAAGCAAGAGTGGGTTCAGATATTGCCCTTAAATCTTATACCAGAATACAAAATCTGTATAATCAGGAGGTTGTCTCCGCACAGAAAAGAGATGAAGTAAAAGCACAGTATGATGCGGCGCTTGCAACTGAGAAAGCGGCTAAAAGTCAGTATGATATGGCTATTCACGGAGCGCAGAAAGAGGATAGAGTAATGGCCATGGCGCAAGTAGAAGTCGCAAACAGTAATGTTACAGAAGTTAAAACTTACCTGGATGAAATTAATCTTACGGCTCCCGCAGGAGGAGAAATTACAGAGGTATATCCAAAGGTTGGAGAGCTTGTTGGACAAGGAGCACCTATCATGAGCATCATAGACATGAATGATGTTTGGTTTACGTTTAACGTGAGAGAAGATTTGCTGCAGGGAATGGACATTGGCAAGACTATCAAGTTGAAAATACCCGCATTAGGAGAAGATAAGGTATTTACCGCCAAGGTTTATTTCATAAATGAGATGGCATCTTATGCAACTTGGAAGGCGACTAAAGTTTCAGGCAATTTTGATGCAAAAACTTTTGAGGTCCGCGCACGCCCCACAGAAAAAATTAAGGGTTTGAGAGCCGGAATGAGCACAATAATTACAGAAGTTCTTAAGTAATATTTATTAACCTCGGCAAAAGCAGTTTACAGTAAATAATTCTAAAAAAGTTTAGAGAATTAATTATCATAAAACGTTGTTAAAGAATAGAGTAAACGATTGGTTATTTGGCTGGCTCCGAATGTTCAAAAGCATTAAGGAGGTCCTGCACAGAGAGTGGAAGCAAATGTTTAGCCGTCCAATCTATCTATTTGGTACTGTGTTGATTCTATCCTTCTGCGCTATCTTTTTCTTTTCTTTATTTGATGAAGGTTTACCAAATGAGTTGCCTATCGGAATTGTTGACAGAGATAATTCTTCTTTCTCCAGAATGGTGAGAAGAAATTTGGATGCAGAGCAGGGTGTCCGGGTTGTGAAGATATACTCGGAATATCAGGCAGCCAGAAAAGCGCTACAAGTTGGTGATATTTATGGTTTTATAGATATACCAAACGGAGCATACAGAGATATTCTTGAGGGACGCAGACCAAAGGTGGGAATCTATTGTGAGCAAGGCCTTATGGTGCCGGGAAATTTTACATATAAAAATTTCATCTACATAGGCACCGTTCTTGACGTAGGAGTGCGCAGAGAAATACTAAAAGCAAAAGGTTATCCCGAATCGGGCATGATGGCCCGCCTGCAGCCTATAAAAACCGATTTTCACCTGATTAAAAATCCATGGACAAATTACGGTATATATTTGACTACAATTCTATGGCCCGGACTTCTGCAACTTTGCGTATTGCTGATGACTGTTTTCTCCATTGGTTATGAACTAAAAATGAAGACAAGCCGGGATTGGATGTCGGAAAGCCATGGCTCAATCTTCAATGCCCTCACAGGAAAGTTGCTGCCCTACACCTTCATATTCGTGCTGATGGGAATTGCCTTTGAGTTGCTGGCGTGCAGAATAATGGGATACCCGATAGCCACGCATATATGGGTCATGTTCTTAACCATAACGCTGTTGGTATTTGCAGCACAGGCAGTTGGGATATTTATGATAGGTCTTTTCCCGGTCCTAAGAGACGGGCTAAGTTTTGCGGCACTGTACGGTATTCTCTCTCTGTCGCTTGCCGGAATGTCATTCCCCGTTGAATACATGCTCGGTGTAATTCAGGGATGGGCGGTTATGTTCCCTTTAAGACAATTCTTCCTGATATATGTGAAGGAAGGAATATTTGCAGCCGGTTTCAATGCCGTATGGCTTAACTACGTTGGTTTGCTGATATTTTGCCTGCTTCCGTTTACAATACTAAAAAGGCTTAAGAGAGCTTTAATATTCCAAAACTACCCGCTTAAATAGATTGGAAATGAAAGAGTTCAGAAGACAATATTTGCAGAATGCCGTTAGACAAATGACCACCATTTTTTGGAATGAAGTGATCAGGATTTTTACGGATAGCGGTGTAATGCTGATATTATTTATTGCAGGACTGGGTTATCCTCTACTTTACAGTTTTGTATATTATCAAGAGTCCGTGAGTGAGATCCCTGTCGCGATAATAGATAATGACGCCTCCGCCTACAGCAGAAAATTTTCCAGAGAACTGGATGCCACAAAAGAGGTACAGCTAAGGCGTTGCATAAATATGAACGAGGCTGAGTATTTAATGGGGCGCAGAAAAGTTCATGCAATTATTGTACTTCCAAAAGATTTTGAAAAAAACCGTCCTGGACGGACAGGAGCAGGCAACCGTCTCCGTATATGTGAATATGACCAGCTTCTTTGTCTACAAAAGTGTGGCTTTTGCAATAAACTTCACAATGCTGCAGGAGAATAAAGACATAGAAATACATCGGTATGAAGCGGCGGGACAAACACAGCAGCTCGCCCTCCAAAGTGCAGACCCTGCTCCGTATGAGGCTCAATTTCTGTTTAATCCCGGTAACGGATTTGCAAGTTTCTTTGTACCGGGTGTTATGATTTTAATTATTCACCAGCTGCTTTTCCTGGGAATAGGAATGCTTGCCGGAACAGTCAGAGAAGAGAATAAAAATCACAAATTATTTGAAAATCAGATAGACCAAAAAAGGATCTACAGAGTAATTTTTGGAAAAGGCATGGCCTACTTTTTAATATACGCTATCTTTTCCGCCTACATTACAGTACTGATACCCAGATGGTTTGGTCTACCGCACCTTGCAAGTCCATGGGATATCTACAGGCTGCTGCTGCCATTCCTGCTTGCAGTAATATTTTTCTCGCTTACATGTTCCGTGTTTATCAAAAACAGAGAGACCGGCATGGTAATGTTCCTGTTCTTCAGCGT
The window above is part of the Bacteroidales bacterium genome. Proteins encoded here:
- a CDS encoding efflux RND transporter periplasmic adaptor subunit, translated to MKKLQQSTISLLVGLGALILVIVVLGLIGWLTSKPQKIILQGEVEAREYRISSKVPGRIAQLLADEGDTVSKGQLVVLIDSPEVQAKVKQANAGSMAANAQNRKANQSARSELVQGAYEMWQKARVGSDIALKSYTRIQNLYNQEVVSAQKRDEVKAQYDAALATEKAAKSQYDMAIHGAQKEDRVMAMAQVEVANSNVTEVKTYLDEINLTAPAGGEITEVYPKVGELVGQGAPIMSIIDMNDVWFTFNVREDLLQGMDIGKTIKLKIPALGEDKVFTAKVYFINEMASYATWKATKVSGNFDAKTFEVRARPTEKIKGLRAGMSTIITEVLK
- a CDS encoding TolC family protein — translated: MKRILLTTVCIICAISSFAQTYTLEEYETFALQNSKTVKISQERIQQAENLRQAAFTQFLPSFQAVGAYTWNQKNLSLISSDAMLPVGSKTSSGTFGFTADQISNSWTVVNGVTMPVDANGNPFNPYTNPEKIQWKQYALLPKSSLTYDIENVFVGGIGFTQPIFLGNKVRELYNISKSNEEIAKLAHNNEEENLVLEVDQSYWTTVSLINKKKLAQKYVDLLEKLCKDVQAAKDQGVATKGDLLNVKVKLNEAHLALTRATDGVELSKMSLFRVCGLDLNGDFGLADEDVSPENAKELEAGYDVNQAIDNRSEIRQLEELVKISKSNVNIARSRFMPNIVATGNYITTNPNSYNGYETKFGGMFTAGVAVTVPIFHFGDRTYTLRAAKHEFNIANYRIDQAKELINLQVTQANFNVREANKKLESALSNISAAEENLKLANISYKEGLINVTDLLGAQTAWVSAQSDKIDAGINARMTELYLRKAVGITNIKEGQRAKDDGVIKEGPVKMIKETPEKNSSQTSEKSAKQEKIK
- a CDS encoding ABC transporter permease, whose translation is MKEFRRQYLQNAVRQMTTIFWNEVIRIFTDSGVMLILFIAGLGYPLLYSFVYYQESVSEIPVAIIDNDASAYSRKFSRELDATKEVQLRRCINMNEAEYLMGRRKVHAIIVLPKDFEKNRPGRTGAGNRLRICEYDQLLCLQKCGFCNKLHNAAGE
- a CDS encoding ABC transporter permease; protein product: MLKNRVNDWLFGWLRMFKSIKEVLHREWKQMFSRPIYLFGTVLILSFCAIFFFSLFDEGLPNELPIGIVDRDNSSFSRMVRRNLDAEQGVRVVKIYSEYQAARKALQVGDIYGFIDIPNGAYRDILEGRRPKVGIYCEQGLMVPGNFTYKNFIYIGTVLDVGVRREILKAKGYPESGMMARLQPIKTDFHLIKNPWTNYGIYLTTILWPGLLQLCVLLMTVFSIGYELKMKTSRDWMSESHGSIFNALTGKLLPYTFIFVLMGIAFELLACRIMGYPIATHIWVMFLTITLLVFAAQAVGIFMIGLFPVLRDGLSFAALYGILSLSLAGMSFPVEYMLGVIQGWAVMFPLRQFFLIYVKEGIFAAGFNAVWLNYVGLLIFCLLPFTILKRLKRALIFQNYPLK
- a CDS encoding ABC transporter permease, encoding MILIIHQLLFLGIGMLAGTVREENKNHKLFENQIDQKRIYRVIFGKGMAYFLIYAIFSAYITVLIPRWFGLPHLASPWDIYRLLLPFLLAVIFFSLTCSVFIKNRETGMVMFLFFSVILLFLSGVTWPLTNFPKFWKDISHTCSHPHLEFRAT